CCCGCGTCCCTGACTTCCAATCGCTCAACGACGACTCCGCGCCGCTCGAGCGCACTGCGTAAATGATCAATTTCTGATTTGAGCAAATCGCGTGCCGACTGGTTTTCTGCGTCGAAGATTGCAGTCGCCGCTCCCCGCTGAATACTGATCTCAACACGAACATCACCGAGCGATTGCGGATTGAGGCGCAACGTCATCGATCCGCCTCCCGTGCTCATCACTCGCGCGAGCGCTCGCGCAACCTGCGACGGCAACTGCTGCTGATCGACGCGCAACATCGGCCGTTGCATCGACTGACTCGGCTGTCTTGTCGCTGTCGCCCGTTCAGAGCGGAGGCCATCGACCCCCACTAGTGCGCGACCTGTGGTCGGATGTGAAGCTGACCTTGCCTCGCTCGTGAGACCACTCCCCTGGGGAGTAGCAACCGCCGAGGGAGCCTTTGATGCAACAGTCTTAGAGTCATTCACCTGCATAGGCGAAGACTGCCTGAAACCGTTTCCACGATCAGGCTCGGCTGCCGCAACTCTCTCATGCTTGCTCGAAGGCGTGGCCTGCGAACTCACCCCCGGCAAATCCTTCGAGACCTGCGACTCATTGCGTGACTGGTCTGGGCTTCGCGCCGGCTGTGACGCTTGCTCCGGCGCAGGGGACCGCTGCATCAGCGCATCCCGACGCGCATCGCGCGACCCATCCGATCCCGATGCCTTGGGCGTCTGCAACTCCGCAGTTGCCAACTCGTGAATTTCTACCATGGCCGGGTTCGCAGTCTCATGGCGGATCTGATTGCTCAGCCCCGCGCCCCGCTTCTTCGCGGGCGCAGAATCTGCGCCAAAAACGGCAAGAACCGCCGCAAATTTGGGGGCTCCTGCGCCTCGCGCTGATACTTTGGATTTGTTTTCCGAAGGTTGGCTTGTCGTTCGCACTTCGGCAACCTGATCACTCATTCAATGTCTCTCCGACCGCAGCGGCTTCGAGGCCACGGGTACGAAGAGACTCCAGCAACTGGGCTGCCAAGTCAGGCTGCCCGCCCTTGACAAACTCCGCGAGTACGCGCGACCGCACGCGCTCGTCCATCGCATTCAGATAGGACACTACCTGCTCGACTGCGCCCTCGTTCAGGAGCTCGCTAAGAATCTCGCGAGCATCCGATGCCTTTTGTGTCTCCAACGCCACAACGGCTTTGCGGAACTGCTCATTTCCCTCGATCTCACGAATCCTCGCCCGCATCGCCTCAAACTGCTGCCGATCTTGCATGAACTGCGCGCCCTGCACATCCATGACCTGCTGGTCGCGCGCCAACTTGCGTTGAAGGTCCTCAATTTCACGCCTGAGTCGCTCGATTCTTAGGACGTCGATCTCTGTCGCCTGGAGTCGCATCGCGACCAACTCCGATGCTGATCGCGCTGGCCCCGTCGGGCCTTCGTCGGCCTGGGCTTCAAGAAGAGTTTGGCGGTCCTTCTCCGCCTTCTCACGTGCCGCTTGTTCAGCAGCGGTCTCAGTCAGCATCGCTCGGATGGTCCTCGCGCGGTCCATATTCAGCCGATCTGATGACACGAGCCATCCCACGAATCCTGCGATGGCAAGAACATTGGACAGTGCGAGAATTGCCAGCGTGTTCCACATAGCTTTCATGTGTGATGCTCCGCATGCAGCGTCGCATTGGATCGATGCCGCATGACAACCATTTCGTCGTTCTCCGCCTCTTCGCGCCGGCGCTGATCGCTTCGCCACGCTGCCAACTGCCTATCACGAAGTCCCTCAATCGCCTTGCGCCTCCGCATCGCATCCGCCAAGGCCTCTCTCGCTGTGTCCCGCCTCCTGCACACACCGGCAAGCACCAGTACAACCGCGTCCGCCTTCCGCGCCAGTCCCAGCGAGGCATTGGCCTGAAGCCTTGCAGCCGCGAGATTTCCCACGCCCACCCCAATCGCCTCACGCAGATCGGCACGCTCCTGCTCGATCATGTGCTGAAACCCTCGAAGTTGCGACTCGAGTACGACGCGTTCTCGTTCGAATGCTGCAAGTTTGCGCTGAGCTTCCTGCTCCGCACGCTCGCGTTGGCGCAGCACGGACTCAAGTCGAAAGTGAAACTTCACCATGATTCAGTTCCTCTGCCCGCGGCCACCCTGCGCCTGCTGCTGGAACAGGTCGCCAGCCCTCATCGCCAAAGCGATCAACTCAGCCCGCCTGCTCTCGAACGGAGTGCGATCTGAATCCCGCTGACGAATCAAAGCACAAATCGAATCGTGCAATGCAATCGCGACGTCGGCATCAGGGTCCGACCCCTTTGCGTATGCGCCTATCTGCACCAATTCCTCTATGTCCCTGTACTTGGCCTCCAGTCTGATCAACTGCTGGCGCGCAGAACGGTGAGCCTGATCGCTGACAACTTCAGCAACGCGGCTGACTGAATCGAGTACATCAATCGCTGGAAACTGCCCACGATGCGCAAGTTTGCGACTGAGAATCAAGTGCCCGTCCAGAACACCGCGCGCAGCGTCGGCAATCGGTTCGGTCATGTCGTCGCCTTCAACGAGAATCGTGTACAGCCCCGTTATCGATCCGCCGCTCGTTTCGCACCCGCCTGCGCGCTCGAGCAGCATCGGGAGATTCGCAAACACGCTCGGTGTATATCCGCGCGTCGCGGGCGGCTCCCCCACAGCAAGCCCAACTTGACGCTGGGCATGAGCAAATCGCGTGATTGAGTCCATCATCAGCATCACATCAAGCCCATCGTCTCGAAAGTACTCCGCAATACTGCACGCCAGTCTCGCAGCACGCAACCTGAGCAATGGTGATTCGTCACTCGTCGAAACAACCACCACCGACCGCGAAAGGCCATCCTGCCCCAGGGCATCCTCGATGAATTCCCTTACTTCGCGCCCTCGCTCACCGATCAGCGCGATCACATTGATCTGCGCATCGGTCCCGCGTGCAATCTGTGAAAGTAATGTTGACTTGCCAACCCCCGGACCAGCGAAAATCCCAACACGCTGCCCTTTTCCCATCGGCGTCATCAGATCAATGGCTGCAACGCCCGTGCGAATCGGCTGCGTCACACGCATGCGCGCCATCGCGCGCTGCGGTTCCGGGTTGAGCAGCCGAGGCAACCCGCCACTCAGTGCCAACCCACCATCAACTGGCTGCCCAAACCCATTAAGAACGCGCCCCAACAGTGTTCTCGAAACTCGTACCGACTGCTCTCGCTCTACGACGGTGACACGGTCACCCACACGTATCCCGCTCGCTTGCGACAGCGGCATCACAATCGCTCGATGACCACTGAATCCAACCACTTCCGCGGGCACCCGTCGCGAACCCTCGGACCGAATGCTCACAAGCGCCCCTACCGGCGCAGGCAACTCGTCAACATAAATGCTCAGGCCTCGCAATTCGCTCACGCAGCCTTCAACGCGCAACGCTTGCGCACGCCGCACCACCTCGATTTCGTGCTCAAGAGTGCTCATGGCTCGGAATCCGTGAGGGGCAGAATGGAGCCAATCAGGCGAGAGAGCTTCGTCTCGATTGATGCATCGATCACGCCGTTGCGCTCCGTCATTGCAACACACGATCCGCGGTGCACCGCTGGGTCCACGATCAGTTCTACATGAGCTTCTTTCTCCAGGCGTGCAAGCAAGCCGGGCAGAGCCTCATTCAGCAGTATCTCGTCATCACCACACACTCGCACGCGAAGACGAGTCCTTGCGGACACGAGTTCGAGAATCTCAGCCATCTGGTCGCAGACAGTCGATGGATCGATTTCGATGATTCTTCCAGTCGCCCGCGCAGCAATCTCGCACGCAAGCCGGACGACATCCTGCCTCGCATCCAGAAGCATGCGCTCGCGGCGTTCCATAAAGACCGAGAGCGCCTCCGCCCAGGCCTCGATAAGCGCACCGATTGCAGCACTGGCGTCCGCAATTCCCTCTGCGCGACCCGCCTCATGCCCCTCTTTTCTGCCAACCTCGAATCCCGCAGCCCTACCACTGACATGCCCCTCTGCCGATGCTGAAGAGATGAGCCGTGCACGTTCATCAAATGCTTCGTTTACGATCCGCTCTGCCTGCGCCTTGGCGTGCGCAACCATCGCCTCACCAACCTGCTCGAGCCG
This is a stretch of genomic DNA from Phycisphaeraceae bacterium. It encodes these proteins:
- a CDS encoding FliI/YscN family ATPase, which translates into the protein MSTLEHEIEVVRRAQALRVEGCVSELRGLSIYVDELPAPVGALVSIRSEGSRRVPAEVVGFSGHRAIVMPLSQASGIRVGDRVTVVEREQSVRVSRTLLGRVLNGFGQPVDGGLALSGGLPRLLNPEPQRAMARMRVTQPIRTGVAAIDLMTPMGKGQRVGIFAGPGVGKSTLLSQIARGTDAQINVIALIGERGREVREFIEDALGQDGLSRSVVVVSTSDESPLLRLRAARLACSIAEYFRDDGLDVMLMMDSITRFAHAQRQVGLAVGEPPATRGYTPSVFANLPMLLERAGGCETSGGSITGLYTILVEGDDMTEPIADAARGVLDGHLILSRKLAHRGQFPAIDVLDSVSRVAEVVSDQAHRSARQQLIRLEAKYRDIEELVQIGAYAKGSDPDADVAIALHDSICALIRQRDSDRTPFESRRAELIALAMRAGDLFQQQAQGGRGQRN
- the fliJ gene encoding flagellar export protein FliJ, whose translation is MVKFHFRLESVLRQRERAEQEAQRKLAAFERERVVLESQLRGFQHMIEQERADLREAIGVGVGNLAAARLQANASLGLARKADAVVLVLAGVCRRRDTAREALADAMRRRKAIEGLRDRQLAAWRSDQRRREEAENDEMVVMRHRSNATLHAEHHT
- a CDS encoding flagellar hook-length control protein FliK, encoding MQRPMLRVDQQQLPSQVARALARVMSTGGGSMTLRLNPQSLGDVRVEISIQRGAATAIFDAENQSARDLLKSEIDHLRSALERRGVVVERLEVRDAGTARVSEAEGPLHGGKNESSEDETSSRGRQEWSPPTRNGSFADTNENAVTQVRAEPASGDWTPTLHVEVRAEGTLRLEALA